One Eremothecium cymbalariae DBVPG#7215 chromosome 2, complete sequence DNA window includes the following coding sequences:
- the RAI1 gene encoding decapping nuclease (similar to Ashbya gossypii AFR263C AFR262C), whose protein sequence is MPLNANLFIKKRSGTTALKQPKELGYYSKTADNQFLVQDDSNLCYYYFPDSCLERNIDLTGGIKKFRDSMADSNVDHSTLHGLLSTIQKYEERKEKKIKADIITFRGVMRKLISCALENPKYNKVSLYVVSFNEQLIIKDATKVGQPSTGTDSIDYRNYYSGYKFETLTTLSKSFSETPRQVLESRPKKIVSNGEQFVTVVRTGIGKCKLILGAEVDCVFDFKEVGSDNLKHYAELKCSKAVNTVADARTFELKLFKTWVQCFLVGINRIIYGFRDENCILKSVEEFSTQEIPVLLKNNPRLTNACLDAIKWYGAFTEWLLDTIPRESNTKITAYTLEFEHNHLKLSEIEPSHPEYDGIVNGEVVLSETFKQWRTNLQTKDSNS, encoded by the coding sequence ATGCCTCTCAATGCCAATCTGTTTATAAAAAAGAGAAGCGGTACGACAGCTCTAAAGCAACCAAAAGAATTGGGATATTACTCTAAGACTGCAGATAACCAATTTCTAGTTCAGGATGATTCAAATCTTTGTTACTACTATTTTCCAGATTCATGTTTGGAAAGAAATATAGACTTGACGGGGGGTATCAAGAAGTTCAGAGATTCTATGGCGGACAGTAATGTAGACCATAGTACACTACATGGTCTGTTATCAACAATCCAAAAATATGAGGAACgaaaagagaagaaaattaaGGCTGATATTATAACTTTCAGAGGCGTTATGAGGAAATTAATATCCTGTGCACTTGAGaatccaaaatataataaggTAAGCCTATATGTTGTATCTTTTAACGAACAGTTAATCATTAAAGATGCTACAAAAGTTGGACAGCCTAGTACTGGTACAGACTCAATAGATTATCGGAACTATTATAGTGGCTACAAGTTTGAGACGTTGACCACGTTGAGCAAATCTTTCTCTGAGACACCTAGGCAAGTTTTAGAATCACGGCCTAAGAAGATAGTCAGTAATGGTGAACAATTTGTCACTGTTGTTAGAACAGGCATCGGCAAATGCAAGCTTATTTTGGGTGCGGAAGTTGACTGTGTATTTGATTTTAAGGAGGTGGGTAGCGACAATTTGAAACATTATGCAGAGTTGAAATGCAGTAAGGCGGTAAACACTGTTGCTGATGCCCGTACATTTGAACTAAAACTATTCAAGACTTGGGTACAATGCTTTCTTGTTGGAATCAATAGAATAATATATGGATTTAGGGATGAAAATTGCATCTTGAAGAGCGTAGAAGAATTCAGCACACAAGAAATCCCtgttcttttgaaaaataatcCTCGGCTAACAAATGCCTGTCTCGATGCTATTAAATGGTATGGAGCCTTCACTGAATGGCTACTAGACACTATACCCAGAGAAAGTAACACTAAAATAACGGCATATACTCTGGAGTTTGAGCACAACCATTTGAAATTATCAGAGATTGAACCCTCGCATCCCGAATACGATGGCATTGTAAATGGAGAAGTAGTACTATCTGAAACCTTCAAACAATGGCGTACCAATTTGCAAACGAAGGACAGTAATAGttga
- the JIP5 gene encoding Jip5p (similar to Ashbya gossypii AEL261C), translated as MGKKKSKQCGDDFINSQKNPLLELKFENPLFAIACHPEKPIIVTGLATGHMFCHEYNVGMLRSFIKQNLEEISSLDAQRKSQKSWQVVNVPQKSEEQALTGVTVLWSTRRHKGSVRSIALEADGSYVYSIGSDNVLKKANTYSGKVVNKAVLSEDPKIKYTKLLKSSTHPFLLLGSEDGNVEVYNSSTLKLMNTIQNVHGGDPINDIFQFVGKSVYKHISLGQTTLARWDCRQSNEIDTSISPDDKDAKGNVLLSDNQEDEMLSGTFVDPTDGETLVCGMGEGVLTVWKPKKNDLVDQLTRIKICRGESIDCVMSSLQDDGCVWCGCSNGKVYKVNVKLGKVVEVRKHSRLDEVSFLDLDYDYRLISGGMDKMKIWESDDFEYDFAKPCEGQKGVEDEGFVPVSVDSAQEDSDGLWEQLEKNHSDLDTNSGKTTDSSDSSSESELDEDSSSGEVQLAGLSKEELIAELDKDLDNSDKPKRALNTEISAKNKKLKNASKDRKAHNAKSHFNGIRRFDGL; from the coding sequence ATGGGTAAAAAGAAGTCGAAACAATGTGGTGATGATTTTATAAACTCACAGAAAAATCCATTATTGGAAttaaaatttgaaaatccTCTATTTGCAATTGCATGCCATCCTGAGAAGCCCATCATTGTCACTGGATTGGCCACGGGCCACATGTTTTGTCATGAGTACAATGTTGGGATGCTTAGATCTTTCATAAAGCAGAATTTGGAAGAAATCTCTTCATTGGATGCTCAGCGTAAATCACAGAAGTCATGGCAGGTTGTTAATGTTCCGCAGAAGTCTGAAGAACAAGCTTTAACTGGCGTAACTGTTCTTTGGAGCACTAGGAGACATAAAGGGAGTGTTCGTTCAATTGCTCTAGAAGCAGATGGATCATATGTATATTCCATTGGCAGCGATAATGTATTGAAAAAAGCGAATACTTACTCCGGAAAGGTTGTTAACAAGGCAGTTTTATCTGAGGAtccaaaaattaaatatacCAAGTTATTAAAATCGTCTACTCATCCATTTCTATTACTTGGAAGTGAGGATGGCAATGTTGAGGTTTATAATAGCTCTACCTTAAAGCTTATGAACACGATCCAAAACGTCCATGGCGGTGATCCCATaaatgatatatttcaatttgttGGGAAGTCTGTTTACAAACACATATCACTTGGGCAGACTACCCTTGCTCGTTGGGATTGTAGACAATCGAATGAAATTGATACTTCAATATCTCcagatgataaagatgCTAAAGGTAATGTATTACTAAGCGATAATCAGGAAGATGAAATGCTCAGCGGAACCTTTGTAGATCCAACTGATGGAGAGACCTTAGTTTGCGGAATGGGAGAAGGAGTTCTTACTGTTTGGAAACCGAAAAAAAATGATCTTGTGGACCAATTAACAAGGATCAAAATATGCAGAGGCGAAAGTATAGATTGCGTTATGTCGTCGTTACAAGATGACGGTTGTGTTTGGTGTGGATGTTCCAATGGCAAGGTTTATAAGGTCAACGTCAAACTAGGAAAGGTGGTTGAAGTGAGAAAACATAGCAGATTAGATGAAGTGTCTTTCCTAGATTTGGATTATGACTACAGGTTAATTTCTGGAGGGATGgataaaatgaaaatttggGAATCCGATGACTTTGAATATGACTTTGCTAAGCCTTGTGAGGGACAAAAAGGAGTGGAAGACGAAGGATTTGTGCCAGTGTCAGTCGATAGTGCGCAAGAGGATAGTGATGGCTTATGGGAGCAGTTGGAGAAGAATCATTCAGATTTAGATACAAACAGTGGCAAAACTACTGACAGCAGTGACTCCAGCAGTGAAAGCGAACTAGACGAAGACTCTAGTAGCGGCGAGGTTCAGTTAGCAGGATTGTCCAAGGAAGAATTGATCGCCGAATTGGACAAAGACTTGGATAATAGCGATAAACCAAAAAGAGCGCTGAATACTGAAATTTCTgcaaagaacaaaaaactaAAGAATGCATCTAAGGATAGAAAGGCCCATAATGCAAAAAGCCATTTCAATGGAATCCGTAGATTTGACGGTTtataa
- the LEC1 gene encoding Lec1p (similar to Ashbya gossypii AEL320W) has product MVISLSPTEEHYLKRELLRIELNDEFQKLNDRDALRRFGYPFMRSDPRKRDGNIKDLLESSVVRRKAKTLSVDNDLTVTEFPLLSHFLQNVVITCPLLSKKLANDRSFWEKKVQVFFEHFMSLPFSSSYDREELTKRRRFGLKLSKLVLLFYNSGIGTTLEPMYYQNDSSASVQVYSTTNDCDTINSFTMFTKETLRNMVTKQPVYFNGIDINVISVLDEDKLFKDEEERAKTENMTTTPSWFKSTFSTVLPPKFLPKMPFYDSGNSQNKVFLIAIRKEGNQDNIKYTAKLYEDFKRLTVQLQKEFPGKKILKLPDENKLNSFITTESSDLLTLGKEVPVKVGISSSANTSSSSIQNPNISSGWSSNTNEDTEFVDAEESPQDNGNFKIVLLEQENMRTSLRQFLRSICQDKEICKSISLRQFLFRSNLDPAKFSEDLILDIRHRELVDIHNLENQIKFQKMAYEKTIVLQSSLKTLKDSILRDENYLLKLFREIREKDNPNDLSEPLKNFFEWTKIYLSATIYQVFLGNDDSYEFYSQVRRLHRLMPYAVMSKVVKFTNPMAVMKAMIDLFMIQPFGGYSLLQNMFSNILSDDLRGQIEVINDLEALIKSDGDSGPEICQVLYMCIFENENGEYINMENINLQSQSENLPAVLIIARECYKKKYLSSEALVVLNESYSSWSRANSGDITINSTNSSISKNPGLYFSHVKELLQLYIRERDKKLMRQLWQESELPTLLRSIVTLFYEPLVKIFKVAKIDVAMKSFEKFMNDLVALMDHVISGKEGSSTQANIVEDIHELVNAHEEIFYTFVHDIYINDTENIFEGFIKWACDITSFLQTSKWGGPEIRINLDLVLKSNASSVDYNTLKKQLEQLVDQKMRAREVYSRLAALKAEGKAQSKVENVGEVIDANWRQMNNLVIPSDVVQFGIDDSELVDLDLDVGDFEFLEAEDKLQKKYHDILNSQVDVSEINKLNETLFKKILKDTLSV; this is encoded by the coding sequence ATGGTTATCTCATTAAGCCCTACAGAGGAGCATTATTTAAAACGAGAGCTTCTTCGTATAGAGCTCAATGATGAGTTTCAAAAGCTAAATGACAGGGATGCATTGAGACGGTTTGGTTATCCCTTTATGCGATCTGACCCTAGAAAGCGCGACGGTAACATAAAGGACTTGTTAGAATCCTCCGTTGTTCGAAGGAAAGCAAAGACATTATCAGTGGATAATGATTTGACAGTAACTGAGTTTCCATTGTTAAGCCATTTCCTTCAAAATGTGGTAATTACTTGtccattattatcaaagaaGCTAGCTAATGATCGTTCTTTCTGGGAGAAAAAGGTACAAGTGTTCTTCGAACACTTTATGAGCTTGCCATTTAGTTCTAGTTATGACAGAGAAGAGTTGACCAAACGCCGTAGATTTGGGCTTAAGTTGTCGAAGCTAGTGCTATTGTTTTACAATTCTGGAATTGGGACCACTTTGGAACCGATGTACTATCAGAATGATAGTTCTGCAAGCGTGCAGGTATACTCTACAACAAATGACTGTGATACAATAAACAGTTTTACAATGTTCACAAAGGAGACCCTTCGAAATATGGTGACTAAGCAACCGGTTTATTTTAATGGGATTGATATCAATGTCATCTCTGTCCTTGATGAAGATAAGTTATTCaaagacgaagaagaacgaGCGAAGACAGAAAACATGACTACGACACCTTCATGGTTTAAGTCTACCTTTAGTACAGTTCTACCTCCCAAATTTTTACCAAAAATGCCATTTTATGATTCAGGCAATAGTCAAAATAAGGTGTTTTTGATTGCAATTAGAAAGGAAGGAAATCAggataatataaaatatactGCGAAATTATATGAGGATTTTAAGCGGTTGACTGTGCAACTTCAAAAGGAATTTCCTGGtaaaaagattttgaagttgccggatgaaaacaaattgaacTCATTTATCACAACAGAATCGTCGGACTTACTAACACTGGGTAAGGAAGTTCCTGTGAAAGTGGGCATTTCTTCGTCCGCCAATacatcttcctcatcgATTCAAAATCCGAATATTTCCAGCGGTTGGAGTTCAAATACAAATGAAGATACAGAATTCGTCGATGCAGAGGAATCACCGCAGGATAACGgcaattttaaaattgttttattaGAGCAAGAGAACATGAGGACTTCTTTGCGGCAGTTCTTGCGATCTATATGCCAAGATAAGGAAATATGCAAAAGTATTTCTCTTAGACAGTTTTTATTTAGATCGAACTTGGATCCTGCTAAATTTTCTGAAGACTTAATCCTTGATATCAGACATCGGGAATTAGTGGATATACACAATTTAGAAAACCAGATTAAGTTTCAGAAAATGGCATATGAAAAAACCATTGTCCTACAAAGCTCTTTGAAAACACTCAAGGATTCAATTTTGCGAGACGAAAACTACCtattgaagttgtttcGTGAAATTAGAGAAAAGGACAATCCGAATGACCTTTCAGAGCCtctcaaaaacttctttgaATGGAcgaaaatatatttgagtGCTACAATTTACCAAGTATTTTTGGGTAATGATGACAGCTATGAATTTTATAGCCAAGTTAGAAGATTGCACAGATTGATGCCATACGCAGTAATGTCCAAAGTTGTGAAATTTACAAATCCAATGGCTGTGATGAAGGCAATGATCGATCTATTTATGATTCAGCCTTTTGGAGGGTATTCATTGTTACAAAATATGTTTTCAAACATTTTGAGCGATGATTTAAGAGGTCAAATAGAGGTTATTAACGACTTGGAAGCATTGATAAAGAGTGACGGTGATTCTGGTCCTGAAATTTGCCAAGTTttgtatatgtgtatatttgaaaatgagaATGGTGAATACATTAACatggaaaatattaatttgCAGTCACAATCAGAAAATCTACCTGCAGTTTTGATTATTGCCAGAGAGTGCTataagaaaaaatatttatcgTCAGAAGCATTGGTAGTATTAAATGAATCTTACTCTAGCTGGAGCAGGGCTAACTCTGGGGATATCACAATCAATAGTACTAACTCGTCTATTTCTAAGAATCCTGGTTTGTATTTCTCCCATGTTAAGGAATTACTTCAACTGTATATTAGAGAACGCGACAAAAAGCTAATGAGACAGTTGTGGCAAGAATCTGAATTGCCAACTTTATTGAGGTCAATTGTAACATTATTTTATGAACCCCTAgtgaaaatatttaaagttGCAAAGATTGACGTTGCcatgaaaagttttgaaaagtttatGAACGACTTGGTAGCATTGATGGACCACGTCATAAGTGGTAAGGAGGGTTCCAGTACACAGGCTAacattgttgaagatattcATGAGTTGGTCAATGCCCatgaagaaatattctaCACTTTTGTGCatgatatttatataaatGATACAgaaaatatctttgaagGGTTTATTAAATGGGCTTGCGATATCACATCATTTCTTCAGACTAGTAAATGGGGTGGTCCTGAGATAAGGATTAATCTTGATTTAGttttaaaatcaaatgCAAGTTCAGTAGACTATAATACCCTCAAAAAGCAGTTAGAGCAACTTGTTGATCAGAAGATGAGAGCTCGTGAAGTATATTCTAGGTTGGCAGCGTTGAAGGCTGAAGGAAAAGCTCAATCAAAGGTGGAAAATGTTGGCGAGGTAATTGATGCAAATTGGAGACAGATGAACAATCTTGTTATCCCATCTGATGTTGTTCAATTTGGAATTGACGACAGTGAATTAGTAGACTTGGATTTAGATGTAGGTGACTTTGAGTTTTTGGAAGCAGAAGACAAACTAcagaaaaaatatcacGATATATTGAACAGTCAGGTTGACGTCAGTgaaataaacaaattgaatgAAACTCtgtttaaaaaaattctcaaAGATACATTATCTGTATAG
- the NUT2 gene encoding mediator complex subunit NUT2 (similar to Ashbya gossypii AEL260C), with product MAQQDLHKLHSNFEEVEVRLASIIESFVELGVSVYDFPGTQESTQGMVTNLKRNVERIKQLNQQSNDPESQLNNISIPLEVLQYIEDGRNPDVYTREFVEAIRRSNQYQRAKMHALGKLRDSLAEKIAEEFPDLESHVKGIIERVTGSSGK from the coding sequence ATGGCCCAGCAAGACCTTCACAAATTACATTCTAATTTCGAGGAAGTTGAAGTTCGATTAGCATCCATTATTGAATCGTTTGTTGAATTGGGGGTGTCGGTTTATGATTTCCCGGGGACTCAAGAATCCACACAGGGTATGGTCACTAACCTAAAAAGAAATGTAGAAAGGATCAAGCAATTGAATCAACAATCAAATGATCCTGAATCGCAATTAAATAACATCAGTATTCCATTGGAGGTTTTGCAATACATAGAGGATGGTCGTAATCCCGATGTTTATACAAgagaatttgttgaagctATCCGTCGATCCAACCAGTACCAAAGAGCAAAGATGCATGCACTAGGGAAACTTAGAGATTCCTTGGCTGAAAAGATTGCAGAAGAATTCCCTGACCTTGAATCTCATGTTAAAGGTATTATTGAAAGGGTTACTGGTAGTAGTGGTAAATAA
- the SLX9 gene encoding Slx9p (similar to Ashbya gossypii AEL319C): MVAKKRVQLRSKAANLRKNSLELGDAAEQQQFPPDPKAYLHQAREAKKEKQLNKSRSFLTKIREQANDNVGISKSALRRRKRKQRDDLKPKMQDLLLSLQDEGVLDKDGNVQDGSFGPSSTVTSIKKSSGYDGIHNVVAEESGTVPVKKNEPSMRTQRGAKLLAKNEAVRFAQVISDQGFKKDPFATLREVIKMRK, encoded by the coding sequence ATGGTTGCAAAAAAGAGGGTCCAGCTGAGAAGCAAAGCAGCCAACTTACGGAAGAATAGTTTAGAGCTGGGTGATGCTGctgaacaacaacaatttccTCCTGACCCAAAGgcatatcttcatcaagCGAGAGAGGCaaagaaggagaagcaACTTAATAAATCTAGGTCATTTCTAACAAAGATTAGAGAACAAGCGAATGATAATGTTGGAATTTCGAAGTCCGCACTAAGACGTAGGAAACGGAAACAAAGAGATGACTTGAAGCCCAAAATGCaagatttattattatctctACAAGACGAAGGTGTCTTAGATAAAGATGGGAATGTTCAAGATGGTAGTTTTGGTCCGTCTTCGACTGTTACAAGCATAAAAAAATCGAGCGGATATGATGGGATTCATAATGTAGTAGCTGAAGAATCGGGCACAGTACCTGTAAAGAAGAATGAGCCCAGCATGAGAACTCAAAGAGGCGCCAAGTTGCTAGCTAAAAATGAAGCTGTACGTTTTGCACAAGTTATAAGTGATCAAggatttaaaaaagatCCTTTTGCCACTTTAAGGGAGGTTATCAAAATGAGAAAATGA
- the MRPL51 gene encoding mitochondrial 54S ribosomal protein mL43 (similar to Ashbya gossypii AEL321C) — protein MVVKVIPQLSIARNGVGAFVFPCKKIILQYCNWGGSSQGLRDFLVSKRLVQWAEKYPQINFEVVKKSGHPVIKALYTNGRNKAICVKNLNIDNVENKLRLLKDSSGEQLHHRTKNNNVESLNKSVRGLWSPLHVDPSLRHRV, from the coding sequence ATGGTTGTTAAAGTTATACCCCAATTATCGATAGCCAGAAATGGTGTAGGTGCGTTTGTTTTTCCTTGCAAGAAGATTATTCTTCAATACTGTAATTGGGGTGGGTCTTCTCAAGGTTTACGGGACTTCCTTGTTTCTAAAAGATTAGTTCAGTGGGCAGAGAAGTATCCTCAGATTAATTTTGAGGTTGTTAAAAAGTCGGGGCATCCGGTGATTAAAGCATTATACACAAATGGGAGGAATAAGGCTATTTGTGTcaagaatttgaatatcGACAATGTTGAAAACAAGTTGAGATTGCTGAAAGATTCTTCTGGAGAGCAATTACATCACAGGacaaagaataataatgttgAATCTTTGAATAAGAGTGTCAGGGGTCTTTGGTCACCGTTGCATGTTGATCCATCGTTAAGACACAGGGTCTGA
- the MET16 gene encoding phosphoadenylyl-sulfate reductase (thioredoxin) (similar to Ashbya gossypii AEL259W) — MKSTKIYNLNNDIVVTQDQLDLWNDYLSDEKSPQEILQWSIGTFPHLYQSTAFGLTGLVIIDMLSKILHDDKQMIPLIFIDTLHHFPQTLDLMRKIEAKYYKPRSQQIHIFQPKGVSTEHEFIKQYGDSLWEREEDKYDFLVKVEPAHRAYQTLKVSAVLTGRRKSQGGSRANLQFVEVDEVNRILKINPLANWNFSQVKSYVYKQEVPYNELLDLGYKSIGDYHSTQPVGENEDERSGRWKGKVKSECGLHLPAEHAESLLSSATY, encoded by the coding sequence atgaaaagtaCAAAGATTTACAATCTCAATAACGATATAGTGGTTACTCAGGACCAGCTAGACTTGTGGAATGATTACTTATCAGATGAAAAATCACCTCAAGAAATTCTCCAATGGTCCATCGGAACTTTTCCGcatctttatcaaagtaCTGCCTTTGGTCTAACAGGTTTAGTAATTATTGACATGCTATCGAAAATCTTACATGATGATAAACAGATGATTCCTCTGATATTTATTGACACTTTGCATCACTTTCCTCAAACATTGGATTTGATGCGCAAGATTGAAGctaaatattataaacCAAGGTCTCAACAGATTCATATATTCCAACCTAAAGGCGTATCCACAGAGCATGAGTTTATTAAACAATACGGAGATTCATTATGggaaagagaagaagataagTATGATTTTTTAGTTAAGGTCGAGCCTGCACATAGGGCTTATCAAACTTTAAAAGTAAGTGCAGTGCTGACAGGGCGTCGGAAGTCTCAAGGTGGCAGTCGCGCCAATTTacaatttgttgaagttgatgaagTGAATCGCATATTGAAAATCAATCCGTTAGCTAACTGGAACTTCAGCCAAGTCAAATCTTACGTTTATAAACAAGAAGTACCCTATAATGAATTGCTGGATCTTGGTTATAAGTCTATTGGCGATTATCACTCCACCCAGCCAGTCGgagaaaatgaagatgagaGATCTGGTAGATGGAAGGGGAAGGTTAAATCAGAGTGTGGACTACACTTACCAGCCGAACATGCTGAATCATTGTTGAGTAGCGCTACATATTAG
- the BRR6 gene encoding Brr6p (similar to Ashbya gossypii AFR261W) encodes MPRNQLSRIRDDAHGRKVSSRDHSIVDYVQFIFNGCIAIGILYVILNFVYIVHGDVQWKRYQKKLEDAFFIEQCKKDYEMNNCHPKSRLPALHAQCEEWYQCMNLDSRPSSHEYGVLWASTLAGILNEFTEQISIRTVSILLISTLCTIIATNVAFGAYRVYYVQNAP; translated from the coding sequence ATGCCTAGGAATCAATTGTCTAGGATTAGAGACGATGCTCATGGTAGAAAGGTGAGCAGCCGAGATCATAGCATCGTCGATTATGTACAATTTATATTCAATGGTTGCATCGCAATTGGTATACTGTATGTGATACTGAATTTTGTGTACATTGTTCATGGAGATGTACAATGGAAACGATACCAGAAGAAGTTGGAGGatgctttttttattgaacAGTGTAAAAAGGATTACGAAATGAACAATTGTCATCCAAAAAGTCGTCTGCCGGCGTTGCATGCGCAATGTGAGGAATGGTATCAATGCATGAATTTAGATTCTCGACCCTCATCACATGAGTATGGTGTGCTATGGGCTAGTACGTTAGCTGGGATTCTAAACGAATTTACTGAACAGATCAGTATTAGAACAGTATCAATACTGTTGATTTCTACGTTATGTACTATTATTGCCACGAATGTGGCTTTTGGAGCTTACAGAGTATACTATGTGCAGAACGCACCATAG
- the TMH18 gene encoding Tmh18p (similar to Ashbya gossypii AEL317C 1-intron) has product MRLLKPAFHLLFYSFSFGGSTFYSYVASPIAYKALDIDSFSTLQQNVFPLFFKFQTAYPLILAATGPVALTSGAMTSLATASVTGAVNSFWLLPWTQRIKKERKALAEKSSGDELEARDAPLRKEFGKAHGLSLLFNMIHVISMASYGVILSKSLSS; this is encoded by the exons ATGAGACTTCTAAAGCCAGCTTTCCACTTACTGTTCTATTCGTTTTC TTTTGGCGGGTCCACATTCTATTCATATGTTGCTTCCCCCATAGCCTATAAAGCATTGGACATTGATAGTTTTTCAACGTTACAGCAAAATGTTTTCCCActctttttcaagtttcaAACAGCATATCCTTTGATTTTAGCTGCCACTGGGCCAGTTGCACTAACGTCCGGTGCAATGACGAGCCTGGCTACTGCATCGGTGACGGGTGCTGTGAATTCCTTCTGGCTATTGCCTTGGACTCAGCGTATAAAGAAAGAGAGGAAGGCCTTGGCTGAGAAATCCAGTGGAGATGAATTGGAGGCTAGAGATGCACCATTACGTAAGGAGTTCGGGAAGGCACACGGCTTAAGTTTACTGTTCAATATGATCCATGTTATAAGTATGGCCTCTTATGGTGTCATCCTATCCAAAAGCTTGAGTAGCTGA
- the TOM20 gene encoding TOM complex receptor protein TOM20 (similar to Ashbya gossypii AEL318W), protein MSQLSASRLFAIVSGTIIAGATGYALYFDYQRRHSPQFRKQLKRNLKKQKALETAAHEEAKQARLAEVGEYLTMELMKEPIPQDSSDRQDSFKTNVEEGEMLAKMPGNELESALKFYRALAVYPSPAELLGIYQRSIPEAVYEYIVLMIAILPPTNVSSFLSGTSPGSAAAAAAAVAAGHTNSEAVGIDE, encoded by the coding sequence ATGTCTCAGCTCTCTGCGTCCCGATTATTTGCCATTGTTAGTGGTACCATCATTGCTGGTGCCACAGGTTATGCTCTGTACTTTGATTATCAGAGAAGACATAGCCCACAGTTTAGAAAACAATTGAAGCGTAACCTAAAGAAGCAGAAAGCACTAGAAACTGCAGCTCATGAAGAAGCTAAACAAGCTAGATTGGCTGAGGTTGGCGAATACTTGACCATGGAATTGATGAAGGAGCCTATTCCACAAGACTCTTCTGATAGGCAGGATAGCTTCAAAACAAACGTTGAAGAGGGTGAAATGTTGGCCAAAATGCCAGGAAATGAGCTTGAATCGGCTTTGAAGTTTTACAGAGCTTTGGCAGTTTATCCAAGTCCTGCTGAGTTATTGGGGATTTACCAGAGATCTATTCCAGAAGCTGTGTACGAATACATTGTTTTAATGATTGCTATTCTCCCCCCAACTAACGTTTCATCGTTCTTGAGCGGTACTTCTCCAGGAtccgcagcagcagcagcagcggcagtGGCGGCAGGCCATACCAACTCTGAAGCTGTAGGAATTGATGAATAA